In Streptomyces sp. NBC_00091, the following proteins share a genomic window:
- a CDS encoding thioredoxin domain-containing protein gives MSNRLANETSPYLLQHADNPVEWWPWSPEAFAEARERGVPVLLSVGYSSCHWCHVMAHESFEDELAAAYMNEHFVNIKVDREERPDVDAVYMEAVQAATGQGGWPMTVFLTPDAEPFYFGTYFPPEPRHGMPSFMQVLEGVRTAWVGRPEEVAEVAQRIVRDLAGRQLDYGKAGVPGPEELGRALLGLTREYDATRGGFGGAPKFPPSMVLEFLLRHHARTGSEGALQMAADTCEAMARGGIYDQLGGGFARYSVDREWVVPHFEKMLYDNALLCRVYAHLWRATGSDLARRVALETADFMVRELRTEQGGFASALDADSEEPLSGKHVEGAYYAWTPAQLAEVLGEADGELAAAYFGVTGEGTFEHGKSVLQLPQDGPAVDAGRIAGIKERLLAARAERPAPGRDDKVVAAWNGLAIAALAECGAFFERPDLVERAIEAADLLVRVHMDGMARLARTSKDGRAGANAGVLEDYGDVAEGFLALASVTGEGVWLEFAGFLVDLVMARFTAEDGSLYDTAHDAEKLIRRPQDPTDTAAPSGWTAAAGALLSYAAHTGSQPHREAAERALGVVHALGPRAPRFIGHGLAVAEALVDGPREVAVVGHPEDPARAALHRTALLGTAPGAVVAVGLPRAADGSGGEFPLLAERTLVSDLPTAYVCRHFVCARPTTELVELAEQLGVVHP, from the coding sequence ATGTCGAACCGCCTCGCGAACGAGACCTCGCCGTATCTGCTCCAGCACGCCGACAATCCGGTCGAGTGGTGGCCGTGGTCGCCCGAGGCGTTCGCGGAGGCGAGGGAGCGGGGCGTACCCGTTCTGCTAAGCGTTGGGTATAGCTCGTGCCATTGGTGTCATGTCATGGCCCACGAATCGTTCGAGGACGAGCTGGCGGCCGCCTACATGAACGAACACTTCGTCAACATCAAGGTGGACCGCGAGGAGCGGCCCGACGTCGACGCCGTCTACATGGAGGCCGTGCAGGCGGCGACCGGCCAGGGCGGGTGGCCCATGACCGTGTTCCTCACGCCCGACGCGGAGCCCTTCTACTTCGGGACCTACTTCCCGCCCGAGCCCCGGCACGGGATGCCCTCCTTCATGCAGGTACTCGAAGGCGTGCGGACCGCGTGGGTCGGGCGGCCCGAGGAGGTCGCCGAGGTCGCGCAGCGGATCGTGCGGGATCTGGCGGGGCGGCAGCTGGACTACGGGAAGGCCGGCGTCCCCGGGCCCGAGGAGCTGGGGCGGGCGCTGCTCGGGCTGACGCGGGAGTACGACGCCACGCGCGGCGGGTTCGGCGGGGCGCCGAAGTTCCCGCCGTCCATGGTGCTGGAGTTCCTGCTGCGCCACCACGCCCGGACCGGGTCCGAGGGGGCCCTGCAGATGGCCGCCGACACGTGCGAGGCGATGGCCCGGGGCGGGATCTACGACCAGCTGGGCGGCGGGTTCGCGCGGTACTCCGTGGACCGGGAGTGGGTCGTGCCCCACTTCGAGAAGATGCTCTACGACAATGCGCTTTTGTGCCGGGTCTACGCGCACCTGTGGCGGGCCACCGGTTCCGATCTGGCGCGGCGCGTCGCGCTGGAGACCGCGGACTTCATGGTCCGTGAACTGCGCACCGAGCAGGGCGGGTTCGCCTCCGCGCTCGACGCGGACAGCGAGGAGCCGCTGAGCGGGAAGCACGTGGAGGGGGCGTACTACGCCTGGACTCCCGCCCAGCTGGCCGAGGTGCTGGGGGAGGCGGACGGCGAGCTGGCGGCCGCGTACTTCGGGGTCACGGGGGAGGGGACCTTCGAGCACGGGAAGTCGGTGCTGCAACTGCCGCAGGACGGCCCGGCGGTGGACGCCGGGCGGATCGCCGGGATCAAGGAGCGGCTGCTGGCCGCCCGCGCCGAGCGGCCCGCGCCCGGGCGGGACGACAAGGTGGTCGCCGCCTGGAACGGGCTGGCCATCGCGGCGCTGGCCGAGTGCGGGGCCTTCTTCGAGCGGCCGGATCTGGTCGAGCGGGCCATCGAGGCCGCCGACCTGCTGGTACGGGTCCACATGGACGGGATGGCCCGGCTGGCGCGGACCAGCAAGGACGGCAGGGCCGGGGCCAACGCCGGGGTGCTCGAGGACTACGGCGACGTGGCGGAGGGGTTTCTCGCGCTGGCCTCCGTCACCGGCGAGGGGGTGTGGCTGGAGTTCGCCGGGTTCCTCGTCGACCTGGTCATGGCCCGGTTCACCGCCGAGGACGGCTCCCTCTACGACACGGCGCACGACGCCGAGAAGCTGATCCGCCGGCCGCAGGACCCGACGGACACCGCGGCCCCCTCCGGCTGGACGGCGGCGGCCGGCGCGCTGCTCTCGTACGCCGCGCACACCGGCTCGCAGCCGCACCGGGAGGCGGCCGAGCGGGCGCTCGGGGTGGTGCACGCCCTGGGGCCGCGCGCCCCGCGCTTCATCGGGCACGGTCTGGCGGTCGCGGAGGCGCTCGTCGACGGGCCGCGCGAGGTGGCCGTCGTCGGTCATCCGGAGGATCCGGCGCGGGCCGCGCTGCACCGGACGGCGTTGCTGGGGACGGCTCCCGGGGCGGTGGTGGCGGTCGGTCTGCCGCGTGCGGCGGACGGCAGCGGGGGCGAGTTCCCCCTTCTGGCCGAGCGCACACTTGTGAGCGACCTTCCGACGGCGTATGTCTGCCGCCATTTCGTCTGCGCGCGGCCTACGACCGAACTGGTCGAACTGGCAGAGCAGTTGGGTGTGGTTCATCCCTGA
- a CDS encoding DUF4307 domain-containing protein: MSAVREGLPEGRYGRSADERADRKLKIVGSVLGVGLLAVVGWIGWDYVAGQSVSAEVIKFQIVSDSEVKVHLEVRKEASVTGVCTLSSQDEGHGEVGRADFTFGQNAERVDEMVTLKTTGRATMIELVGCQAAGTTG; encoded by the coding sequence ATGAGCGCGGTACGCGAAGGGCTCCCCGAGGGCCGGTACGGCCGGTCGGCGGACGAGCGCGCGGACCGGAAGCTCAAGATCGTCGGATCGGTGCTCGGGGTCGGGCTGCTGGCCGTCGTCGGGTGGATCGGCTGGGACTACGTCGCCGGGCAGAGCGTCAGCGCCGAGGTGATCAAGTTCCAGATCGTCTCCGACAGCGAGGTCAAGGTGCACCTGGAGGTCCGCAAGGAGGCCTCGGTCACCGGTGTGTGCACCCTCAGCTCGCAGGACGAGGGGCACGGCGAGGTGGGCCGCGCGGACTTCACCTTCGGGCAGAACGCGGAGCGGGTGGACGAGATGGTCACCCTGAAGACCACCGGCCGCGCCACCATGATCGAGCTGGTCGGCTGCCAGGCGGCCGGCACCACGGGCTGA
- a CDS encoding tetratricopeptide repeat protein, with the protein MRDSHRVEAERVLARAVEEEVRRAGSGGPADGEVLLARGRDALEGLAAAAAEEYAAYVAALDEAAAGEQSLGEAFRRGNTGAALLATGVAAAAAVGADLAFGVDAGTALSAGIVVGVAGAAATVAKVTALHLPAANRRAGAAGRPGGPEQLRLQWLTALEVRGIRPFLEQERAVAAAVRVPARGRPPVNGVGGGGAGGAGGAVVSQLRGGDRSAEARRRSMLEQSFGQLPDADALFTGRRAELTRIAQWVQAARASTETRPVVVVLHGEPGVGRTALALRAVQALRDQFRGACVVDLRGGSTAAGEAPLSTREALLHLLNRLGAPREQLLFREGASAEQQVRRLTELYHQHLQGFPVTVVLDDAVEAAQVRTLVPERSESLVLVTAREPLELPADLGAWVYQLPVVRLAQAEAAGVLRAGAQAAGEAAPGAVARAGLLELAAGLPLALRVLAPLGAARASDGGGDGSLEHALELAYVRLPEERRRLLRRLTLAGRASLGAAAAAALTGADRVEAGRLLGELARAGLLDLVRGERYRMHDAVRAYAAARLAGDEDRAEAAAAHERLIRDYAQLADSVIRMVDGKMSTRANHFGGHGFASLDAALRWLDEESSFITAALRHSEGVDQQAVLDLLGALCDFCLLRGDLYRLGEINELARAVDQGRLNRSVQWRTGIAARQLGELDKSRTTLTSLVDQYMEARQEAGAGMALVSLGITLHHQGNLPEAAARIREALVLQEPQELAGDRAWGLHALAAVQRDRGQLAEALELLERSLVLHRESESVHGEAWAHFQLGQVYLRTGDVSRAEAELRLALELYGRTRDDRGQAWALTQLGRARVVDGDPQGALERLRDALARHRLAEDVRGEAWTLYYLGQALEEDGGLDAAVRELERARTMFSRMRDVYGLAHARYQSGRVTRDQRAAQTGNLRNSGFARQLLVDARADFRRIGLAHGEAWTCLELAVVDAGNARAAQALGLCEEAARLFASYGDRRGEDWARFLRCTMLPYAGPGGAGVEEARGELARLVSAAHPLRDGRLEECLETYGVVLARGVDPAEGWQAWRLGLVPNLRAREIMGVPVP; encoded by the coding sequence ATGCGGGACAGCCATCGTGTCGAGGCGGAACGGGTGCTGGCCCGGGCCGTCGAGGAGGAGGTCCGGCGGGCGGGGTCGGGGGGCCCGGCCGACGGTGAGGTACTGCTGGCGCGCGGCCGGGACGCCCTGGAGGGGCTCGCGGCGGCCGCTGCCGAGGAGTACGCGGCGTACGTGGCGGCCCTGGACGAGGCGGCGGCCGGGGAGCAGTCCCTCGGGGAGGCCTTCCGGCGGGGGAACACCGGGGCGGCGCTGCTGGCGACGGGGGTGGCCGCGGCGGCCGCGGTGGGGGCCGACCTGGCCTTCGGGGTGGATGCGGGTACGGCGCTGAGCGCGGGCATCGTCGTGGGCGTCGCGGGGGCGGCGGCGACGGTGGCGAAGGTGACGGCCCTGCACCTGCCGGCGGCGAACCGCCGGGCGGGGGCCGCGGGCCGCCCGGGCGGGCCGGAGCAGCTGCGGTTGCAGTGGCTGACGGCGCTGGAGGTGCGCGGGATCCGGCCGTTCCTGGAGCAGGAGCGTGCGGTGGCGGCGGCGGTACGGGTCCCCGCGCGGGGCCGGCCGCCGGTCAACGGTGTCGGTGGCGGCGGGGCGGGCGGCGCCGGCGGGGCGGTGGTGTCGCAGCTGCGCGGCGGGGACCGCAGCGCGGAGGCGCGCCGGCGCAGCATGCTGGAGCAGTCGTTCGGGCAGCTCCCGGACGCCGACGCGCTGTTCACGGGCCGGCGTGCGGAGCTGACCCGGATCGCGCAGTGGGTGCAGGCGGCCCGGGCCAGTACGGAGACCCGGCCGGTGGTGGTGGTCCTGCACGGCGAGCCGGGGGTGGGGCGTACGGCCCTGGCGCTGCGGGCGGTGCAGGCGCTGCGGGACCAGTTCCGCGGGGCGTGCGTGGTGGACCTGCGGGGCGGGTCCACCGCCGCGGGCGAGGCGCCGTTGTCGACGCGGGAGGCGCTGCTGCACCTGCTGAACCGGCTGGGCGCCCCGCGCGAGCAGTTGCTGTTCCGCGAGGGGGCGTCGGCGGAGCAGCAGGTGCGCCGGCTCACCGAGCTGTACCACCAGCACCTCCAGGGGTTTCCGGTGACGGTGGTGCTGGACGACGCGGTGGAGGCGGCGCAGGTGCGCACGCTCGTGCCGGAGCGCTCGGAGAGCCTGGTGCTGGTGACGGCGAGGGAGCCGCTGGAGTTGCCGGCGGACCTCGGGGCGTGGGTGTACCAGCTGCCGGTGGTGCGGCTGGCGCAGGCGGAGGCGGCCGGGGTGCTGCGTGCGGGGGCGCAGGCGGCGGGTGAGGCGGCGCCGGGTGCGGTGGCGCGGGCGGGCCTGCTGGAGCTGGCGGCGGGGCTGCCGCTGGCGCTGCGGGTGCTGGCGCCGCTGGGGGCGGCGCGGGCTTCGGACGGGGGCGGGGACGGTTCGCTGGAGCACGCCCTGGAGCTGGCCTACGTACGGCTGCCGGAGGAGCGGCGGCGGCTGCTGCGGCGGCTCACCCTGGCGGGGCGGGCCTCGCTGGGCGCGGCCGCGGCGGCGGCGCTGACGGGCGCGGACCGGGTCGAGGCGGGGCGGCTGCTGGGCGAGCTGGCGCGGGCGGGGCTGCTGGACCTCGTACGGGGGGAGCGGTACCGGATGCACGACGCGGTGCGCGCGTACGCGGCGGCGCGGCTGGCGGGGGACGAGGACCGGGCGGAGGCGGCGGCCGCGCACGAGCGGCTGATCCGTGACTACGCGCAGCTCGCGGACTCGGTGATCCGGATGGTCGACGGGAAGATGTCGACGCGGGCGAACCACTTCGGCGGGCACGGTTTCGCCTCGCTGGACGCGGCGCTGCGCTGGCTGGACGAGGAGTCGAGCTTCATCACGGCGGCGCTGCGGCATTCGGAGGGGGTGGACCAGCAGGCGGTGCTGGACCTGCTGGGGGCGCTGTGCGACTTCTGTCTGCTGCGCGGGGACCTGTACCGGCTGGGGGAGATCAACGAGCTGGCGCGGGCGGTGGACCAGGGGCGGCTGAACCGTTCGGTGCAGTGGCGTACGGGTATCGCGGCGCGTCAGCTGGGGGAGCTGGACAAGTCGCGCACGACGCTGACCTCGCTGGTGGACCAGTACATGGAGGCCCGGCAGGAGGCGGGCGCGGGCATGGCGCTGGTGTCGCTCGGGATCACCCTGCACCACCAGGGCAATCTGCCGGAGGCGGCGGCCCGGATCCGGGAGGCGCTGGTGCTCCAGGAGCCGCAGGAGCTGGCGGGTGACCGGGCGTGGGGGCTGCACGCGCTGGCGGCGGTGCAGCGGGACCGGGGGCAGCTGGCGGAGGCGTTGGAGCTGCTGGAGCGGTCGCTGGTGCTGCACCGGGAGAGCGAGAGCGTGCACGGGGAGGCGTGGGCGCACTTCCAGCTGGGGCAGGTGTACCTGCGGACCGGTGACGTGTCGCGGGCGGAGGCGGAGCTGCGGCTGGCCCTCGAGCTGTACGGGCGTACGCGCGACGACCGCGGGCAGGCGTGGGCGCTGACGCAGCTGGGGCGGGCCCGGGTGGTGGACGGGGATCCGCAGGGGGCGCTGGAGCGGCTGCGGGACGCGCTGGCCCGGCACCGGCTGGCGGAGGACGTGCGGGGTGAGGCGTGGACGCTGTACTACCTCGGGCAGGCGCTGGAGGAGGACGGCGGGCTCGATGCGGCGGTGCGGGAGCTGGAGCGGGCCCGGACGATGTTCTCGCGGATGCGGGACGTGTACGGGCTGGCGCACGCCCGGTACCAGTCGGGTCGGGTCACCCGGGACCAGCGGGCGGCGCAGACCGGGAACCTGCGCAATTCCGGCTTCGCGCGGCAGCTGCTGGTGGACGCGCGGGCGGATTTCCGGCGGATCGGGCTGGCCCACGGGGAGGCCTGGACCTGTCTGGAGCTGGCGGTGGTCGACGCGGGCAACGCGCGGGCGGCGCAGGCGCTGGGCCTGTGCGAGGAGGCGGCCCGGCTGTTCGCCTCGTACGGGGACCGGCGCGGGGAGGACTGGGCGCGTTTCCTGCGCTGCACGATGCTCCCGTACGCGGGTCCGGGCGGGGCGGGGGTGGAGGAGGCGCGGGGCGAGCTGGCCCGGCTGGTCTCGGCCGCGCATCCGCTGCGGGACGGCCGGCTGGAGGAGTGCCTGGAGACGTACGGGGTGGTGCTGGCGCGGGGGGTGGACCCGGCGGAGGGCTGGCAGGCGTGGCGGCTGGGCCTGGTCCCGAACCTGCGGGCGCGGGAGATCATGGGGGTGCCGGTGCCCTAG
- the mca gene encoding mycothiol conjugate amidase Mca, with translation MTEQLRLMAVHAHPDDESSKGAATMAKYVSEGVPVLVVTCTGGERGSVLNPKLQGDTYIEENIHEVRAREMDEAREILGIDQEWLGYVDSGLPEGDPLPPLPEGCFALADVDEAAGELVKKIRAFKPQVITTYDENGGYPHPDHIMTHKITMVAFDGAADTDKFPEAEYGAPYQPQKLYYNQGFNKPRTIALHEALLSRGLESPYGEWLERWKEFERTERTLTTHVPCSDYFEIRDKALIAHATQIDPDGGWFRVPMEVQKEVWPTEEYELAKSFVDTSLPESDLFAGIRENA, from the coding sequence TTGACCGAGCAGCTTCGACTGATGGCCGTCCATGCCCACCCCGACGACGAGTCGAGCAAGGGCGCGGCCACCATGGCCAAGTACGTGTCCGAGGGGGTGCCGGTCCTGGTGGTCACGTGCACCGGCGGCGAGCGCGGTTCCGTGCTGAACCCCAAGCTCCAGGGCGACACGTACATCGAGGAGAACATTCACGAGGTGCGCGCCCGCGAGATGGACGAGGCGCGCGAGATCCTCGGCATCGACCAGGAATGGCTCGGTTACGTCGACTCCGGCCTCCCCGAGGGCGACCCCCTGCCGCCGCTGCCCGAGGGCTGCTTCGCCCTCGCGGACGTCGACGAGGCCGCCGGCGAGCTGGTGAAGAAGATCCGCGCCTTCAAGCCGCAGGTCATCACCACCTACGACGAGAACGGCGGCTACCCGCACCCCGACCACATCATGACCCACAAGATCACGATGGTGGCCTTCGACGGCGCGGCCGACACCGACAAGTTCCCCGAGGCCGAGTACGGCGCCCCGTACCAGCCGCAGAAGCTCTACTACAACCAGGGCTTCAACAAGCCGCGCACCATCGCCCTGCACGAGGCGCTCCTCTCGCGCGGCCTGGAGTCCCCCTACGGGGAGTGGCTGGAGCGGTGGAAGGAGTTCGAGCGCACGGAGCGGACCCTGACCACCCACGTGCCCTGCTCCGACTACTTCGAGATCCGCGACAAGGCGCTCATCGCGCACGCCACGCAGATCGACCCCGACGGCGGCTGGTTCCGCGTCCCCATGGAGGTCCAGAAGGAGGTCTGGCCCACCGAGGAGTACGAACTGGCGAAGTCGTTCGTCGACACCTCCCTCCCCGAGTCCGACCTCTTCGCGGGCATCCGGGAGAATGCTTAG